The following proteins come from a genomic window of Campylobacter concisus:
- a CDS encoding NADH-ubiquinone oxidoreductase subunit E family protein, producing the protein MRRVDLRHLKGEFLSTLGQQIKASEPGEVIIFLFEIGDFSGVAKAVNLAYNLNCEVMNSLKFNQVDWALTIKKGKI; encoded by the coding sequence ATGAGAAGGGTCGATCTTAGGCATCTAAAGGGCGAGTTTTTGAGCACTCTTGGGCAGCAGATAAAGGCTAGCGAGCCTGGCGAAGTGATTATATTTTTATTTGAGATAGGTGATTTTAGCGGTGTAGCGAAGGCTGTAAATTTAGCTTATAATCTAAACTGCGAAGTGATGAACTCGCTTAAATTTAACCAAGTTGATTGGGCATTAACGATAAAAAAGGGCAAGATATGA